The following proteins come from a genomic window of Denitromonas sp.:
- a CDS encoding ACP phosphodiesterase: MNFLAHLWLAGPDEGLRLGAVAGDFVKGPLPGDLPADMAVGVALHRAIDVFAETHPAFQRSRERIVGPHRRFAGVMVDMFYDHFLAAQWVHWHPQEPLADYAARQYALLAAHRHRLPVRALPVLARMAEHDWLTSYREVDTIVYALDRIAGRLKRPDAFLGCGEALRADYAGFAADAEAFLADARSFVEAFPAR, from the coding sequence GTGAACTTCCTCGCCCATCTGTGGCTGGCCGGGCCGGACGAAGGGCTGCGCCTGGGGGCGGTGGCGGGGGATTTCGTCAAGGGGCCGTTGCCGGGCGATCTGCCGGCCGACATGGCCGTCGGCGTGGCGCTGCACCGGGCGATCGACGTGTTCGCGGAAACGCACCCGGCCTTCCAGCGCTCACGCGAACGGATTGTTGGCCCGCACCGGCGTTTCGCCGGCGTGATGGTCGATATGTTCTACGACCATTTTCTGGCCGCTCAGTGGGTGCACTGGCATCCGCAGGAGCCGCTGGCCGACTATGCCGCTCGGCAGTACGCGCTGCTCGCCGCCCACCGGCATCGACTGCCCGTGCGCGCCTTGCCGGTTCTGGCGCGCATGGCCGAGCACGACTGGCTGACGTCGTACCGCGAGGTGGACACCATTGTCTACGCGCTCGACCGCATCGCCGGCCGCCTCAAGCGCCCCGACGCCTTCCTTGGCTGCGGCGAGGCGCTGCGTGCCGACTATGCCGGCTTCGCCGCAGATGCCGAGGCCTTTCTGGCCGACGCACGTTCGTTTGTCGAGGCGTTTCCGGCGCGATAG
- a CDS encoding LutB/LldF family L-lactate oxidation iron-sulfur protein: MEFRSPEFKTRAVHALHDANLQKALSNTKAGFVVKRAKAAEEMPEFEALRDTAAEIKNHVLANLDHYLEKYEAAVTAAGGHVHYATDAEDARRIILGICKKANAKRITKGKSMVSEEMSLNEALIGEGYEVVETDLGEYIIQLADEPPSHIIAPAIHKTKDQVADLFAAAHNKPRKTDRAALVAEAREVLREKYFTAEVGITGGNFLVAETGSSVIVTNEGNGDLTQTLAKVHIVTSGIERVIPSLDDLSVFLRILARSATGQETESYTTFSTGPRRAGDIDGPEEYHVVLLDNGRSKMLGSRFQDMLRCIRCGACMNHCPVYGSIGGHAYGWVYPGPMGSVLTPLIKGMDGTYDLPNACTLNGRCKSVCPVRIPLPDLLREIRHNQFRQDMTPKRQKQALKLWRYVAERPKLYHFAERIGVRILASMANGKGKLRSLPFDPGWTGARDLPAPTGRTFLELWQAKRGDK; encoded by the coding sequence ATGGAATTCCGCTCCCCCGAGTTCAAGACCCGTGCGGTGCATGCCCTGCATGACGCCAACCTGCAAAAGGCGTTGAGCAACACCAAGGCCGGTTTTGTGGTCAAGCGCGCCAAGGCCGCCGAAGAGATGCCCGAGTTCGAGGCGCTGCGCGACACTGCCGCCGAAATCAAGAACCACGTCCTCGCCAACCTCGACCATTACCTCGAAAAATACGAAGCCGCGGTCACTGCCGCCGGCGGCCATGTGCACTATGCCACCGATGCCGAAGACGCGCGCCGCATCATCCTCGGCATCTGCAAGAAGGCCAACGCCAAGCGGATCACCAAGGGCAAGTCGATGGTGTCCGAAGAGATGAGTCTCAACGAGGCGCTGATCGGCGAAGGCTACGAGGTGGTCGAGACCGACCTGGGCGAATACATCATCCAGCTCGCCGACGAGCCGCCCTCGCACATCATCGCGCCGGCCATCCACAAGACCAAGGACCAGGTCGCCGACCTCTTCGCCGCCGCGCACAACAAGCCGCGCAAGACCGACCGCGCCGCGCTGGTGGCCGAAGCGCGCGAAGTGCTGCGCGAGAAATACTTCACCGCCGAAGTCGGCATCACCGGCGGCAACTTTCTGGTCGCCGAAACCGGCTCCTCCGTCATCGTCACCAACGAAGGCAACGGTGACCTCACCCAGACGCTGGCCAAGGTGCACATCGTCACCAGCGGCATCGAGCGCGTGATCCCCTCGCTCGACGACCTCTCCGTCTTCCTGCGCATTCTGGCGCGCAGCGCCACCGGCCAGGAGACCGAAAGCTACACCACCTTCTCCACCGGCCCGCGCCGCGCAGGCGACATCGACGGCCCCGAGGAGTACCACGTGGTGCTGCTCGACAACGGCCGCTCCAAGATGCTCGGCAGCCGCTTTCAGGACATGCTGCGCTGCATCCGCTGCGGCGCCTGCATGAACCACTGCCCGGTCTATGGCTCCATCGGCGGCCACGCCTACGGCTGGGTCTACCCCGGCCCGATGGGTTCGGTGCTCACCCCGCTGATCAAGGGCATGGACGGCACCTACGACCTGCCCAATGCCTGCACGCTCAACGGCCGCTGCAAGTCGGTGTGCCCGGTGCGCATCCCCCTGCCCGATCTGCTGCGCGAAATCCGCCACAACCAGTTCCGCCAGGACATGACGCCCAAACGGCAGAAACAGGCGCTCAAACTGTGGCGCTACGTGGCCGAGCGGCCCAAGCTCTACCACTTCGCCGAGCGCATCGGCGTGCGCATTCTGGCCAGCATGGCCAACGGCAAGGGCAAGCTGCGCAGCCTGCCCTTCGACCCCGGCTGGACCGGCGCGCGTGACCTGCCCGCCCCCACCGGACGCACCTTCCTCGAACTGTGGCAAGCCAAGCGGGGTGACAAATGA
- a CDS encoding DinB family protein encodes MDRITHVRSMAHYNRWMNERLYVAAATLDHDALHADRGAFFGSLFGTLNHIVVADTVWLKRFATHPACLTALAPLRDEPMPAALDAPRCPDLPALTEHRARLDALISDWTGTLTDADLDLALPYQNMRGIPATRNVFALLMHFFNHQTHHRGQATTLLSQSGVDMGATDLLLLIPDLNDPPVATP; translated from the coding sequence ATGGACCGCATTACCCATGTGCGCTCAATGGCGCACTACAACCGCTGGATGAACGAGCGCCTGTACGTGGCCGCGGCCACGCTTGATCACGATGCACTGCATGCCGACCGCGGCGCCTTTTTTGGCTCGCTGTTCGGCACGCTCAACCACATCGTGGTCGCCGACACCGTCTGGCTCAAGCGCTTCGCCACGCACCCGGCCTGTCTCACCGCACTGGCGCCACTGCGCGATGAGCCGATGCCTGCTGCCCTCGACGCACCGCGCTGCCCCGACCTGCCCGCGCTGACCGAACACCGCGCCCGGCTCGACGCCCTCATCTCCGACTGGACCGGCACGCTCACCGATGCCGACCTCGACCTCGCGCTGCCCTACCAGAACATGCGCGGCATCCCGGCCACGCGCAATGTCTTCGCCTTGCTGATGCATTTCTTCAACCACCAGACCCACCATCGCGGCCAGGCCACCACCTTGTTGTCGCAATCGGGCGTCGACATGGGCGCCACCGATCTGTTGCTGCTCATCCCCGACCTCAACGACCCGCCGGTCGCCACGCCGTGA
- a CDS encoding TetR/AcrR family transcriptional regulator, with product MSETHTEPRRRGRPPKRQDEQFDTRDALVRCGMATLTEKGFSATGIEEVLKKVGVPKGSFYHYFESKEAFGHAVIAAYADYFARKLDRWFLAADRPALQRIEDFVDDAAAGIARHGFRRGCLIGNLGQEMSALPESYRDRLEAVFADWQARLAQCLRAAQAEGALSADLDCEHWAAFFWVGWEGAVLRARLMRSDTPLRCFTDGFFTAIRR from the coding sequence ATGAGCGAAACCCACACCGAGCCGCGCCGTCGCGGACGCCCGCCGAAGCGCCAGGATGAGCAGTTCGACACCCGCGATGCGCTGGTGCGCTGTGGCATGGCGACGCTGACCGAGAAAGGCTTCTCGGCGACAGGGATCGAAGAGGTGTTGAAGAAGGTGGGCGTGCCGAAGGGCTCGTTCTACCACTACTTCGAGAGCAAGGAAGCCTTCGGCCATGCGGTGATTGCCGCCTATGCCGACTACTTTGCCCGCAAGCTGGACCGCTGGTTTCTGGCGGCCGACCGGCCGGCCTTGCAGCGGATCGAGGATTTTGTCGATGACGCGGCGGCGGGCATTGCGCGGCACGGTTTTCGCCGCGGCTGCCTGATCGGCAACCTGGGGCAGGAGATGAGCGCCTTGCCGGAGTCATACCGCGATCGGCTGGAGGCGGTGTTTGCCGACTGGCAGGCGCGGCTGGCGCAATGTCTGCGCGCGGCGCAGGCTGAAGGGGCGCTGTCGGCCGACCTCGATTGCGAGCACTGGGCGGCATTCTTCTGGGTAGGCTGGGAAGGTGCGGTGCTGCGTGCGCGCCTGATGCGCAGCGATACGCCGCTGCGCTGTTTTACGGACGGATTCTTTACGGCGATCCGACGCTGA
- a CDS encoding MDR family oxidoreductase: MYKAIVINKDDAGYRAELKDQDDADLPEGDVTVKVAYSTLNYKDGLAITGKGPVVRKFPMVPGVDLAGSVMASTHADFKVGDAVVLNGWGVGEVHPGGLAQKARLKGDWLVPLPAAFSPAQAMAIGTAGYTAMLCVMALERHGVTPDKGEILVTGAAGGVGSVAVAILAKLGYTVVASTGRPAEGEYLKTLGAAEIVDRALFTEPGRPLGKERWAGAVDTVGSHTLANVCATTKYRGVVTCCGLAQGMDFPATVAPFILRGVTLVGIDSVMAPKADRIDAWSRLATDLDVSKLDLITREIGLSEAIDAAGQLMAGTIRGRVVVDVNR, encoded by the coding sequence ATGTATAAAGCTATCGTGATCAACAAGGATGATGCCGGCTACCGCGCCGAATTGAAGGACCAGGACGACGCCGATCTGCCCGAGGGCGATGTGACCGTGAAGGTCGCGTATTCGACGCTGAACTACAAAGACGGCCTGGCGATTACCGGCAAGGGCCCGGTGGTGCGCAAGTTTCCGATGGTGCCGGGCGTGGATCTGGCCGGGTCGGTGATGGCCAGCACCCATGCCGACTTCAAGGTCGGCGATGCGGTCGTGCTTAACGGCTGGGGTGTGGGTGAGGTCCACCCGGGCGGCCTGGCACAGAAGGCGCGCCTGAAGGGCGACTGGCTTGTGCCGCTGCCCGCCGCGTTCTCGCCCGCGCAGGCCATGGCGATCGGCACCGCCGGCTATACGGCCATGCTGTGCGTGATGGCGCTGGAGCGCCATGGCGTGACGCCGGACAAGGGCGAGATCCTGGTCACCGGCGCGGCCGGCGGCGTGGGCAGCGTGGCGGTGGCGATCCTGGCCAAGCTCGGCTACACCGTGGTGGCCTCGACCGGGCGCCCGGCCGAAGGCGAGTACCTGAAAACCCTGGGGGCGGCCGAGATTGTGGATCGCGCGCTATTTACCGAGCCGGGCCGTCCGCTGGGCAAGGAGCGCTGGGCCGGTGCCGTGGATACCGTGGGCAGCCACACGCTGGCCAATGTCTGCGCCACGACCAAGTATCGCGGCGTGGTGACCTGCTGCGGTCTGGCGCAGGGCATGGATTTCCCGGCCACCGTAGCGCCCTTCATTTTGCGCGGCGTAACGCTGGTGGGTATTGATAGCGTGATGGCACCCAAGGCCGACCGCATCGATGCGTGGAGCCGTCTGGCGACCGATCTGGATGTGAGCAAGCTGGACCTCATCACCCGCGAAATCGGCCTGTCCGAGGCCATCGATGCGGCCGGTCAGCTGATGGCTGGCACCATTCGCGGCCGTGTCGTGGTGGATGTGAATCGCTAA
- the ruvC gene encoding crossover junction endodeoxyribonuclease RuvC: MSGTASGITATRILGLDPGLRVTGFGVIDTLGQQLRYVASGCIKTQDGELPGRLKTLLDGVREVIATYQPDQVAVEKVFVNVNPQSTLLLGQARGAVICGAVSCDLPVLEYTALQVKQAVVGHGKAHKDQVQHMVQRLLELAAAPQADAADALACAICHAHGGLGMGALATAGMRRRGGRMSAR; the protein is encoded by the coding sequence GTGAGCGGCACTGCCTCGGGCATCACCGCCACCCGCATCCTCGGGCTCGACCCCGGCCTGCGGGTGACCGGCTTCGGCGTCATCGACACCCTCGGCCAGCAACTGCGCTATGTGGCCAGCGGCTGCATCAAGACCCAGGACGGCGAGCTGCCCGGCCGGCTCAAGACCCTGCTCGACGGCGTGCGCGAGGTGATCGCCACCTACCAGCCCGATCAGGTCGCGGTCGAAAAAGTCTTTGTGAACGTGAACCCGCAATCGACCCTGCTGCTCGGTCAGGCGCGCGGCGCAGTCATTTGTGGCGCGGTGTCCTGCGATTTGCCGGTGCTCGAATACACCGCGCTGCAGGTCAAGCAGGCCGTGGTTGGCCATGGCAAGGCACACAAGGATCAGGTGCAGCACATGGTTCAGCGCCTGCTCGAACTGGCCGCCGCCCCGCAGGCCGACGCCGCCGACGCGCTGGCCTGCGCCATCTGCCATGCCCACGGCGGCCTCGGCATGGGCGCGCTGGCCACGGCCGGCATGCGGCGTCGGGGCGGGCGCATGAGCGCGCGTTGA
- a CDS encoding methanol/ethanol family PQQ-dependent dehydrogenase, whose translation MNKNLKPLVAALLLAPMLATAALPPYAPVTDQRLDKPEPHNWLSYRGNYAGWGYSPLSQINSDNVGKLTLAWSYATGMTEGHQSPPIVNNGYMYITTPNNQVIALEAATGKELWRYKKAIPEELQQLHPTNRGVALYGNRVYLATTDANLVALDATTGKELWRTQVADWRKGYYMTLAPLAAKGKIMIGSSGGEYGIRGFVAAFDAETGKEAWRTYTIPAPGEPGGDTWPGDTYKRGGGSVWITGTYDADTNIAYWGVGNAGPWMPDTRAGDNLYANSTIALDVDTGKLKGYHQYHHNDAWDWDEVSAPLLIDMPYKGRNIKSLVHAGRNGYLWLLDREKGGKIGFVDAWPFVEQNVFKSIDPKTGRPTYDQDRVPGTGKTVNFCPSLWGGKDWPPEAYNPKTGLLYIPANNHLCSELTGEPTKYQEGQLYIGVALQNILTNVRIGEKAKTSVGEVQAWDMKTGKQVWTHTYPEMNWGPLLTTGGNLLFGGGTNDREFRAFDATSGKLLWQFPAPSGVTGVPSSFEIDGEQYIAVQSGWGVDAQRMQGAFDAVLPHKTVVPQGGTLMVFKLSR comes from the coding sequence ATGAACAAGAACCTGAAACCACTCGTCGCCGCGCTGTTGCTGGCACCCATGCTCGCCACGGCCGCGCTGCCGCCCTATGCCCCGGTGACCGATCAGCGGCTCGACAAGCCCGAGCCGCACAACTGGTTGTCCTACCGGGGCAACTACGCCGGCTGGGGCTACAGCCCGCTGAGCCAGATCAACTCGGACAACGTCGGCAAGCTGACGCTGGCCTGGTCTTACGCCACGGGCATGACCGAGGGCCACCAGTCGCCGCCGATCGTCAACAACGGCTACATGTACATCACCACGCCGAACAACCAGGTGATCGCGCTGGAAGCGGCCACCGGCAAGGAGCTGTGGCGCTACAAGAAGGCCATCCCCGAGGAACTGCAGCAGCTGCACCCGACCAACCGCGGCGTCGCGCTGTATGGCAATCGTGTCTATCTGGCCACCACCGACGCCAACCTGGTGGCGCTGGACGCGACCACCGGCAAGGAGCTGTGGCGCACCCAGGTGGCCGACTGGCGCAAGGGCTACTACATGACCCTGGCGCCGCTGGCCGCCAAGGGCAAGATCATGATCGGCTCCTCGGGCGGCGAATACGGCATCCGCGGCTTTGTGGCGGCCTTCGACGCCGAGACCGGCAAGGAAGCGTGGCGGACCTATACCATCCCCGCCCCGGGTGAGCCGGGCGGCGACACCTGGCCGGGCGACACCTACAAGCGCGGCGGCGGTTCGGTGTGGATCACCGGCACCTATGACGCAGACACCAACATTGCCTACTGGGGCGTCGGCAACGCCGGGCCGTGGATGCCCGACACCCGCGCCGGCGACAACCTGTATGCCAACTCGACCATCGCCCTCGATGTCGACACCGGCAAGCTCAAGGGCTACCACCAGTATCACCACAACGACGCCTGGGACTGGGACGAAGTGTCCGCGCCGCTGCTCATCGACATGCCCTACAAGGGCCGCAACATCAAGTCCCTGGTGCATGCCGGGCGCAACGGCTACCTGTGGCTGCTCGACCGCGAGAAAGGCGGCAAGATCGGTTTCGTGGACGCCTGGCCCTTTGTCGAGCAGAACGTGTTCAAGAGCATCGACCCGAAAACCGGCCGGCCGACCTATGACCAGGACCGCGTGCCCGGCACTGGCAAAACGGTGAACTTCTGTCCGTCGCTGTGGGGTGGCAAGGACTGGCCGCCCGAGGCCTACAACCCGAAGACCGGCCTGCTCTACATCCCGGCCAACAACCACCTGTGCTCCGAACTCACCGGTGAGCCGACCAAGTACCAGGAAGGCCAGCTCTACATCGGCGTCGCGCTGCAGAACATTCTCACCAACGTGCGCATCGGCGAGAAAGCCAAAACATCCGTGGGCGAAGTGCAGGCCTGGGACATGAAGACCGGCAAGCAGGTGTGGACCCACACCTATCCCGAGATGAACTGGGGCCCGCTGCTGACCACCGGCGGCAACCTGCTCTTCGGCGGCGGCACCAACGACCGGGAGTTCCGCGCCTTTGATGCCACCAGCGGCAAGTTGCTGTGGCAGTTCCCGGCGCCGTCCGGCGTCACCGGCGTGCCCTCGAGCTTCGAGATTGACGGTGAGCAGTACATCGCCGTTCAGTCTGGCTGGGGGGTCGATGCCCAGCGCATGCAGGGCGCGTTTGACGCCGTGCTGCCGCACAAGACCGTCGTCCCACAGGGCGGCACCTTGATGGTGTTCAAGCTCTCCCGCTAA
- a CDS encoding Rieske (2Fe-2S) protein, with amino-acid sequence MKRDQSGGAAGCGAQCNEGRRAALKLCAGTVIGLVAAPKDSAFANEPNHARPQPGDRLVLADGSPAGTTPLGLDSVSVGDKPVFAYPVDPATGTVRDGSRLNRVVLIRLDPAALDERTRARAADGVLAYSAVCTHQGCDVTEYNPTENVLFCFCHFSKFKPAHGGEVVEGPAPRNLPMLPLRIEGGQLVVADTFTSRPGATL; translated from the coding sequence ATGAAGCGTGACCAAAGCGGCGGCGCGGCAGGGTGCGGCGCCCAATGCAACGAGGGACGGCGGGCGGCGCTGAAGCTGTGCGCGGGAACGGTGATCGGACTGGTCGCCGCGCCGAAGGACAGTGCCTTCGCCAACGAACCCAACCACGCACGCCCCCAGCCCGGCGACCGCCTGGTGCTGGCCGATGGCAGCCCGGCGGGCACCACGCCGCTGGGCCTCGACAGCGTCTCGGTGGGCGACAAACCGGTGTTCGCCTATCCGGTCGACCCGGCCACCGGCACCGTGCGCGATGGCTCCCGGCTCAACCGCGTGGTGCTGATCCGACTGGATCCGGCCGCGCTCGATGAGCGCACCCGCGCCCGCGCGGCCGACGGCGTCCTCGCCTACTCGGCGGTGTGCACGCATCAGGGCTGTGACGTCACCGAATACAACCCGACCGAGAACGTCCTGTTCTGCTTTTGCCACTTCTCGAAGTTCAAGCCGGCGCACGGCGGGGAGGTGGTTGAGGGGCCGGCACCGCGCAACCTGCCGATGCTGCCGCTGCGCATCGAGGGCGGCCAGCTGGTCGTCGCCGACACCTTCACTTCCCGACCCGGCGCCACCCTGTAA
- a CDS encoding LutC/YkgG family protein, giving the protein MSSRDTIFKAIRQGLGRGPLDDAARKQLDARIANPPQHIRATVDDADLVARFAQRFESRSGTTERIASLADVPAAVAALAESYAIAPSAVVGTALGELAWPEGWQIDHGAATIDVMLGVSLAWRGIAETGSILMLSGPDRPITHNFVPETHVVVLPVEHIVRHYEDCWAALRERGQGAPRAMNFISGPSRTGDVEQTIELGAHGPRRMHVLILG; this is encoded by the coding sequence ATGAGCAGCCGCGACACCATCTTCAAGGCCATCCGACAAGGCCTCGGCCGCGGCCCGCTCGACGACGCCGCACGCAAGCAACTCGACGCGCGCATCGCCAATCCGCCGCAGCACATCCGCGCCACGGTGGACGACGCCGATCTGGTCGCCCGCTTCGCCCAGCGTTTCGAATCGCGCTCCGGCACCACCGAGCGTATCGCCAGCCTGGCCGACGTGCCCGCCGCCGTCGCGGCGCTGGCCGAAAGCTATGCCATCGCCCCGTCGGCCGTTGTCGGCACCGCCCTGGGCGAACTCGCCTGGCCGGAGGGCTGGCAGATCGACCACGGCGCCGCCACCATCGACGTCATGCTCGGCGTCTCGCTGGCCTGGCGCGGCATCGCCGAGACCGGCAGCATTCTCATGCTCTCCGGCCCCGACCGCCCGATCACCCACAACTTCGTGCCCGAAACCCATGTCGTCGTGCTGCCGGTCGAGCACATCGTCCGCCACTACGAAGACTGCTGGGCCGCCCTGCGCGAACGCGGCCAGGGCGCCCCGCGCGCCATGAACTTCATCTCCGGCCCCTCGCGCACCGGCGACGTCGAGCAGACCATCGAACTCGGCGCCCACGGCCCGCGGCGCATGCATGTGCTGATTCTGGGATAG
- a CDS encoding peroxidase-related enzyme (This protein belongs to a clade of uncharacterized proteins related to peroxidases such as the alkylhydroperoxidase AhpD.), with protein sequence MTDRISRFPVPELTDLADDVRDRILGVQEKAGFIPNVFLMLAHRPAEFRAFFDYHDALMEKNEGLTKAEREMIVVATSGAGNCLYCVVAHGAVLRIRAKNPRVADQLATNYRKAEITPRQRAMLDFAMKLSTNGGAIEDADVAALREHGFDDEAIWDIGAITAFFAMSNRLVHLTGTPPNEPFYLMGRVPKGS encoded by the coding sequence ATGACTGACCGTATCAGCCGTTTCCCCGTGCCTGAACTCACCGACCTGGCCGACGATGTGCGCGATCGCATCCTCGGCGTGCAGGAAAAGGCCGGCTTCATCCCCAATGTGTTTCTGATGCTGGCCCACCGGCCGGCCGAGTTCCGCGCGTTTTTTGACTATCACGATGCGCTGATGGAAAAGAACGAAGGCCTGACCAAGGCCGAGCGCGAGATGATCGTGGTCGCCACCTCGGGCGCCGGCAACTGCCTGTATTGCGTGGTGGCGCACGGCGCCGTGCTGCGTATCCGCGCCAAGAACCCGCGCGTGGCCGACCAGCTGGCCACCAACTATCGCAAGGCCGAGATCACCCCCCGCCAGCGCGCCATGCTCGACTTCGCCATGAAGCTGTCGACCAACGGCGGCGCCATCGAAGACGCCGATGTGGCCGCGCTGCGCGAGCACGGCTTCGACGACGAGGCGATCTGGGACATCGGCGCCATCACCGCCTTCTTCGCCATGAGCAACCGGCTGGTGCACCTGACCGGCACCCCGCCCAACGAGCCTTTCTACCTCATGGGGCGCGTGCCCAAGGGCAGCTGA
- a CDS encoding (Fe-S)-binding protein: MSDTPVKPRPRVGLFATCVMNAFRPSIGFASAKLLEDAGCHVSVPAAQTCCGQPGLNSGDEDSARALAKQVIEAFEEFDYVVGPSGSCMATIRHDYPNLFADMADWRKRAEALAAKSYELLSFLTDVMGVTEVDAEYNGTITYHDSCSGLRSMGVKGQPRQLLGSVKGLTIKEMEDTDVCCGFGGTFCVKYPEISEKMADDKLANAAATGADTLLGGDLGCLLHLAGRLRRKGSPVKVYHTAEVLAGLADGPSLGEENR; encoded by the coding sequence ATGTCCGATACCCCCGTCAAGCCACGCCCCCGCGTTGGCCTGTTCGCCACCTGCGTGATGAACGCCTTCCGGCCGAGTATCGGCTTTGCCAGCGCCAAACTGCTCGAAGACGCCGGCTGCCATGTGAGCGTGCCCGCCGCGCAAACCTGTTGCGGCCAGCCGGGCCTCAACAGCGGGGACGAAGACAGCGCCCGCGCCCTGGCCAAACAAGTCATCGAAGCCTTCGAAGAATTCGACTACGTGGTCGGCCCCTCCGGCTCGTGCATGGCCACCATCCGCCACGACTACCCCAATCTGTTCGCCGACATGGCCGACTGGCGCAAGCGCGCCGAGGCGCTGGCGGCCAAGAGCTACGAGCTGCTGTCCTTCCTCACCGATGTGATGGGCGTGACCGAGGTCGACGCCGAATACAACGGCACCATCACCTATCACGACTCCTGTAGCGGCCTGCGCAGCATGGGCGTCAAGGGCCAGCCGCGTCAGCTGCTCGGCAGCGTGAAAGGCCTGACGATCAAGGAGATGGAAGACACCGACGTGTGCTGCGGCTTTGGCGGCACCTTCTGCGTCAAGTACCCCGAGATCTCCGAAAAGATGGCCGACGACAAGCTGGCCAACGCGGCCGCCACCGGCGCCGACACCCTGCTCGGCGGCGACCTCGGCTGCCTGCTGCATCTGGCCGGGCGCCTGCGCCGCAAGGGCTCGCCGGTCAAGGTCTATCACACCGCCGAAGTACTGGCCGGCCTGGCCGATGGCCCGAGTCTGGGCGAGGAGAACCGATAA
- a CDS encoding LysR substrate-binding domain-containing protein — MSTEPLFRRVPPMHALAAFEAAARLGGFAPAADELCVTPSAVSHRIRQLEQQLAMQLFERTSAGVRLTTGGRMYLGRVREAFDALAHSGGRGTAGRVRLRVSAPPTFARQLLMPRLPAFLQDRDEIDLEMHVGNSLLAEVTEPADVAIRWSDGKELGGVSHRLFEDRVGPLAAPTYIAAHGLRSIDDVASATLLRSPLLPWGAWFQAAGLSRPEPERGAVFNDLGMLLEAASAGLGVAMSTRRLAAAWLDSGRLVPITELTAPSPNSYYVTCTAADQHRPEVADFMDWLREGLAE, encoded by the coding sequence GTGAGCACCGAACCCCTGTTTCGCCGCGTTCCGCCCATGCACGCCCTGGCCGCTTTCGAGGCCGCGGCGCGCCTGGGCGGTTTTGCACCCGCGGCTGACGAGCTGTGCGTGACCCCCAGCGCGGTCAGCCACCGCATCCGCCAGCTCGAACAGCAGCTGGCCATGCAGCTGTTCGAGCGCACCTCCGCCGGCGTGCGCCTGACCACCGGCGGGCGCATGTATCTCGGACGGGTGCGCGAAGCCTTTGATGCGCTGGCCCACTCGGGCGGGCGCGGCACCGCCGGGCGGGTGCGCCTGCGGGTGTCGGCACCGCCGACCTTTGCCCGCCAGTTGCTCATGCCACGCCTGCCGGCCTTCCTGCAAGACCGCGACGAGATCGACCTGGAGATGCATGTCGGCAACTCGCTGCTCGCCGAGGTCACCGAGCCGGCCGATGTGGCGATCCGCTGGAGCGACGGCAAGGAGCTGGGCGGCGTCAGCCACCGCCTGTTCGAAGACCGTGTTGGCCCGCTCGCCGCGCCCACCTACATCGCCGCCCACGGCCTGCGCAGCATCGACGATGTGGCCAGCGCCACCTTGCTGCGCTCGCCCCTGCTGCCCTGGGGCGCCTGGTTTCAGGCTGCGGGACTCTCCCGGCCCGAACCCGAGCGTGGCGCCGTGTTCAACGACCTGGGCATGCTGCTCGAAGCGGCCAGCGCCGGGCTCGGCGTGGCCATGAGCACCCGCCGCCTCGCCGCCGCCTGGCTCGATTCCGGCCGCCTGGTACCGATCACCGAGCTGACCGCGCCATCGCCCAACAGCTACTACGTGACCTGCACCGCCGCCGACCAGCATCGCCCCGAAGTGGCCGATTTCATGGACTGGCTGCGCGAGGGGCTGGCGGAGTGA